The proteins below are encoded in one region of Metabacillus dongyingensis:
- a CDS encoding DUF6454 family protein: MKTIIFALAAALTIGTVTTAFAYSDAMNSGENGEQLAEKFQHLTRNNVWEQKEKVDLQFNTFHPQGMTKVGDLYFMSSVEIIEKTVKYDQPHDGYDRTPGKGIGHLFVFTKEGKLLKDLKLGEGTIYHPGGIAYDGKSIWISVAEYRPNSKSIIYKVNPETMNSEEVFRTNDHIGGILRDGKQGTLKAVSWGSRMFYEFNEKGKVLRKSNNTSHFIDYQDCENAGKDNMICSGITELPQQGVSTSKYELGGLALLDIKTMDMVHELPITLFSQNGHAATRNPVFLENTKQGLIMYTVPDDDQSSMLVYETIVSKK, translated from the coding sequence ATGAAAACAATAATTTTTGCACTGGCTGCCGCTCTAACTATTGGAACTGTAACAACAGCGTTTGCATACTCTGATGCGATGAATTCCGGGGAGAACGGTGAACAGCTTGCGGAAAAATTCCAGCACCTTACCCGCAATAATGTTTGGGAACAGAAAGAAAAAGTTGATCTGCAATTTAACACATTTCATCCGCAAGGAATGACGAAAGTCGGAGACTTGTACTTCATGTCTTCTGTAGAAATCATCGAAAAAACGGTAAAATACGACCAGCCTCATGATGGATACGACCGCACACCTGGTAAAGGCATCGGTCATCTATTTGTATTTACTAAAGAAGGAAAGCTGTTAAAGGATTTAAAGCTTGGTGAAGGTACTATATACCATCCCGGAGGAATTGCATATGATGGCAAATCAATCTGGATTTCAGTTGCAGAGTACCGGCCAAATAGCAAGTCAATCATTTATAAAGTAAATCCAGAAACGATGAATTCAGAAGAAGTGTTCCGCACGAATGACCATATTGGAGGAATTCTTCGTGATGGAAAACAAGGAACTCTAAAGGCTGTAAGCTGGGGTTCAAGAATGTTTTATGAGTTCAATGAAAAAGGAAAAGTGCTCCGTAAATCAAATAATACCAGCCACTTTATCGATTATCAGGACTGCGAGAATGCAGGAAAAGACAACATGATATGCAGCGGTATTACTGAATTGCCGCAGCAAGGAGTTTCCACTTCTAAATATGAATTGGGCGGTCTGGCCTTACTGGATATAAAAACAATGGATATGGTTCACGAACTGCCAATTACTCTATTTTCTCAAAACGGACATGCTGCAACACGCAATCCAGTATTTCTTGAAAATACAAAACAGGGATTAATCATGTACACTGTACCGGACGATGATCAATCCTCTATGTTAGTGTATGAAACAATAGTCAGTAAAAAATAA
- a CDS encoding DUF3231 family protein, giving the protein MSSSNQVPITSSELGNLWMTYQDKTMIMRVLEYFLEHAEKEETRQILQSYYERCAESAEFVKSIFQQEGAVIPVGFTEHDVNKGAPKLFDFMYDVMYLHMMAKIGTCLYALYSTMSYRQDIRQFFRRLTAEAQEAYDQTTNILLETGVLSRPPFVSMPKEVKFVQDKNYMAGGLNWFSNERSLNTIEVSLIHHSIETNLTGMQLMIGFAQVAHNQEVRNHFIKGMELAKKIETSLGEFLRQDYIEPPATHAGKATNSTVAPFSDKLMMYNTSLLSTFGLGSNALGGAFSLRSDLPAKMALLAKNIFDFAKQGGKIMVKNGWMEEPPQVEDRNQLTKR; this is encoded by the coding sequence ATGAGCAGTTCAAATCAAGTACCAATTACATCTTCAGAATTAGGAAACTTGTGGATGACGTATCAAGACAAAACAATGATTATGAGAGTTCTGGAATACTTTCTTGAACACGCTGAAAAAGAGGAAACACGGCAAATTCTGCAGTCTTATTATGAACGTTGTGCTGAAAGTGCAGAGTTTGTGAAATCTATTTTTCAACAGGAAGGCGCAGTTATTCCAGTTGGATTTACTGAACACGACGTGAATAAAGGAGCTCCCAAGTTATTCGACTTTATGTATGATGTCATGTATTTACATATGATGGCTAAAATAGGAACTTGTCTTTACGCGCTCTATTCGACTATGTCTTACCGACAAGATATAAGACAATTTTTCAGACGTTTAACAGCTGAAGCACAAGAGGCATATGACCAAACGACAAATATTCTTTTAGAAACAGGGGTTCTTTCTCGCCCCCCGTTTGTTTCGATGCCAAAAGAAGTGAAGTTTGTACAAGATAAAAATTATATGGCCGGGGGATTGAATTGGTTTAGTAATGAAAGATCCTTAAATACAATTGAGGTTTCTCTTATTCATCACTCAATTGAGACAAACCTTACGGGGATGCAATTAATGATCGGATTTGCACAAGTAGCACATAATCAAGAGGTCCGAAACCATTTTATTAAAGGGATGGAACTAGCAAAGAAAATCGAGACATCGTTAGGTGAATTTTTACGTCAAGATTACATTGAACCACCAGCCACTCATGCCGGAAAAGCAACAAATTCAACCGTCGCTCCATTTTCCGATAAATTGATGATGTATAATACCAGTTTGTTAAGTACATTTGGGCTCGGAAGCAATGCACTTGGCGGCGCCTTTAGTTTACGAAGTGATTTGCCTGCGAAAATGGCGCTCCTTGCAAAAAATATTTTTGATTTTGCAAAACAAGGCGGAAAAATTATGGTCAAAAATGGCTGGATGGAAGAACCGCCACAGGTTGAGGATCGTAATCAATTGACAAAAAGGTAG
- a CDS encoding winged helix-turn-helix transcriptional regulator: MKERKRYNIPVEAALEVIGGKWKCVILCHLMRGKKRTGELKRLMPSITQKMLTQQLRELEEDGIISRMTYNQVPPKVEYELSEYGWSVTGILESLSAWGLHHIEKVYGDKSAVLEDNILNI, encoded by the coding sequence ATGAAAGAAAGAAAGCGGTATAACATTCCGGTAGAGGCAGCTCTCGAAGTAATAGGCGGAAAGTGGAAGTGTGTGATCCTTTGTCACTTGATGCGGGGGAAAAAACGGACGGGCGAACTGAAAAGGCTGATGCCGAGCATCACACAAAAAATGCTGACCCAGCAGCTGCGGGAACTCGAAGAAGATGGAATCATCAGCCGCATGACCTATAATCAAGTTCCTCCAAAAGTGGAATATGAACTAAGTGAGTATGGATGGAGCGTCACAGGAATTCTTGAGTCTTTATCCGCCTGGGGGCTTCATCATATTGAAAAAGTATACGGAGATAAATCAGCTGTACTTGAGGATAACATTTTGAATATCTAA
- a CDS encoding Gfo/Idh/MocA family protein has product MIRFGIIGTNWITDRLLKAAMQIEDFSLKAVYSRSSEKAEEFAAKYGVETTFTDLESMAKSDAIDAVYIASPNSLHAEQAILFMNHKKHVLCEKPLASNVKEVTEMIQAAKENRVLLMEAMKSTFLPNFKSIQENLHKIGTVRRYTASYCQYSSRYDAYRSGTVLNAFDPTFSNGSLMDIGIYALYPSIVLFGKPETIKASGLLLSSGVDGEGSILLQYKDKDAVMMYSKITDSALPSEIQGEEGTIIIDRISTIEKVEIRYRDGRLEDISKPQKEDTMYYEMKEFIDLIQNDLYESTINTYENSIKVMEVMDEARKQIGVVYPADQN; this is encoded by the coding sequence TTGATACGCTTTGGAATTATCGGAACAAACTGGATCACTGACCGCTTATTAAAAGCTGCGATGCAAATCGAGGATTTTTCGCTGAAGGCTGTTTATTCAAGAAGCAGCGAAAAAGCTGAAGAATTCGCTGCTAAATATGGGGTGGAGACTACGTTTACAGATTTAGAGAGCATGGCAAAAAGCGATGCAATTGATGCCGTATACATAGCAAGCCCGAACTCATTGCACGCTGAGCAGGCCATTTTATTTATGAATCACAAAAAGCACGTGCTGTGTGAAAAGCCGCTTGCATCAAATGTTAAAGAGGTTACTGAAATGATACAGGCTGCAAAAGAAAATCGCGTGCTGCTTATGGAAGCGATGAAATCAACATTCTTGCCTAACTTTAAAAGCATTCAGGAAAACCTGCACAAAATTGGCACCGTGAGAAGATATACAGCAAGCTACTGTCAATATTCATCCCGTTATGATGCCTATCGGTCAGGAACCGTGCTGAATGCATTTGATCCGACCTTCTCAAATGGATCACTGATGGACATTGGAATCTATGCGCTGTATCCTTCGATTGTTCTTTTCGGAAAACCGGAAACCATTAAAGCGAGCGGGCTGCTATTAAGCTCTGGTGTTGACGGCGAAGGAAGCATTCTTCTTCAATATAAAGACAAAGATGCTGTAATGATGTATTCCAAGATAACAGATTCAGCACTTCCATCGGAAATTCAGGGAGAAGAAGGTACAATTATTATTGACCGCATCAGTACGATTGAAAAGGTGGAAATTCGCTACCGCGACGGCAGATTAGAGGATATTTCAAAACCTCAAAAAGAAGACACCATGTATTATGAAATGAAGGAATTCATCGACTTAATCCAAAATGACCTGTATGAATCAACAATTAATACTTATGAGAATTCAATAAAAGTAATGGAAGTCATGGATGAAGCAAGAAAACAAATTGGTGTTGTTTATCCGGCTGACCAAAACTAA
- a CDS encoding MgtC/SapB family protein produces the protein MIVHQHTIIKLFLSLLVGIIIGLEREIKKKPLGLKTTIIIAVSSCLLTVISIEAAYTFSNDYNRPMDPLRLAAQIVSGVGFLGAGAILRRNNDVISGLTTAAMIWGAAGLGIAIGAGFYQEALIALIFMIGSIEIIAPLVKKLGPKTLRLKELKVKLTVPVNINISDILHSLRKKDMKIKYVKIKDVIDRDLRTVDLILLIKNDRYTSDVYEDIKEVKGIESVEVELI, from the coding sequence ATTATTGTACATCAGCACACAATCATAAAATTGTTTTTATCCCTCTTAGTCGGAATTATTATTGGACTTGAGCGGGAAATTAAGAAAAAGCCGCTGGGACTGAAAACAACAATTATTATTGCAGTAAGCTCGTGTCTCTTGACCGTGATTTCAATTGAAGCTGCTTATACGTTTTCTAACGATTATAATCGTCCGATGGATCCGCTTCGGCTGGCAGCACAAATTGTATCAGGCGTCGGATTTTTGGGCGCGGGAGCGATTCTCCGCAGAAACAATGATGTCATCAGCGGTCTTACAACGGCAGCGATGATCTGGGGAGCTGCTGGCCTTGGGATTGCCATTGGAGCCGGGTTTTATCAGGAGGCACTTATAGCGCTTATTTTCATGATTGGGTCAATTGAGATCATTGCTCCGTTAGTAAAGAAACTGGGCCCAAAAACGCTAAGACTGAAAGAATTGAAGGTAAAGCTGACCGTTCCTGTTAATATCAATATATCTGATATCTTACACTCGCTTCGCAAAAAAGATATGAAAATCAAGTATGTGAAGATTAAAGATGTTATTGACCGTGATTTGAGAACGGTAGACTTAATTCTGCTGATTAAAAATGACCGTTATACATCAGATGTGTATGAGGATATTAAAGAAGTAAAAGGTATTGAGTCCGTTGAAGTAGAGCTGATTTAA